In Bacteroidota bacterium, the following proteins share a genomic window:
- the maf gene encoding septum formation protein Maf translates to MKKYPHKLILGSKSPRRQSLLKELGFEFETHEVEVDESFPETLKREEIPMYLAGKKCEDYGNVADDSILITSDTIVWLNGEAINKPEGRQDAISMLKKLSGRMHEVITAICLRSSTNTKSFFVVTDVHFKRLTEEEIIYYVDNYKPFDKAGAYAIQEWIGYIGIEKINGSFYNVMGLPMKELYEALWLFSEEKVEIS, encoded by the coding sequence TCCCAGAAGACAATCTCTACTAAAAGAATTAGGATTTGAATTTGAAACGCATGAAGTTGAAGTGGATGAGTCTTTTCCTGAAACCTTAAAAAGAGAGGAAATTCCAATGTACCTTGCCGGAAAAAAATGTGAAGATTATGGCAATGTTGCAGACGACTCCATACTAATTACCTCTGATACAATTGTTTGGCTAAATGGAGAAGCCATTAATAAACCAGAAGGACGCCAGGATGCTATTTCAATGTTAAAAAAGCTATCTGGAAGAATGCATGAAGTAATTACGGCAATATGTTTAAGATCAAGTACAAATACAAAATCTTTTTTCGTGGTAACAGATGTTCATTTTAAAAGACTTACAGAGGAAGAAATAATTTATTACGTGGATAATTATAAACCTTTTGACAAAGCAGGTGCTTATGCCATACAGGAATGGATAGGATATATAGGAATTGAAAAAATAAACGGTTCATTTTATAATGTAATGGGTTTACCAATGAAGGAATTGTACGAAGCATTATGGTTATTCTCAGAAGAAAAAGTTGAAATTTCCTAA